The following proteins are co-located in the Triticum aestivum cultivar Chinese Spring chromosome 1A, IWGSC CS RefSeq v2.1, whole genome shotgun sequence genome:
- the LOC123048910 gene encoding pectinesterase 31, whose product MAQPHRRVLRVAPPGSAGGGGDGEAFPTVQAAVDAVPLGNRERTVIRLAPGVYREPVYVPKTKNFITLAGASAEATVISWDNTATRIKHAQTSRVIGTGTFGCGTVIVEGEDFIAENITFQNSAPQGSGQAVAVRVTADKCAFYGCRFLGWQDTLYLHYGKQYLRDCYIEGNCDFIFGNSIALLEHCHIHCKSAGFITAHSRKSSSESTGYVFLRCIITGNGEAGYIFLGRPWGPFGRVVFAHTFMDRCVKATGWHNWDKSENERTACFYEYRCSGPGSRSSSRVSWCRELLDLEAEQFLTHSFVDPDLDRPWLLQMMAIKIPASA is encoded by the exons atggcgcAGCCGCACAGGCGCGTGCTCCGCGTGGCTCCGCCGGGCTCCGCAGGAGGGGGCGGGGACGGGGAGGCGTTCCCCACGGTGCAGGCCGCGGTGGACGCCGTGCCGCTGGGCAACAGGGAGCGTACCGTCATCCGCCTCGCCCCGGGGGTGTACCGGGAGCCCGTCTACGTCCCCAAGACCAAGAACTTCATCACCCTCGCCGGCGCGTCCGCCGAGGCCACCGTCATCTCCTGGGACAACACCGCCACCCGCATCAAGCACGCCCAG ACATCCAGGGTCATTGGGACAGGAACATTTGGCTGTGGAACGGTTATCGTCGAGGGAGAGGATTTCATTGCAGAGAATATCACGTTTCAGAACTCAGCTCCTCAG GGATCCGGGCAAGCAGTCGCAGTCCGGGTAACAGCAGATAAGTGTGCCTTCTATGGTTGCCGGTTCCTTGGTTGGCAG GATACATTATATTTACATTATGGAAAACAATACTTGAGAGACTGTTACATTGAGGGTAACTGTGACTTCATCTTTGgtaactctattgcccttctggaACATTGCCATATACATTGCAAATCAGCGGGATTTATTACTGCCCATAGTCGGAAATCCTCTTCAGAGTCGACTGGCTACGTGTTCCTAAG GTGTATTATTACAGGAAACGGAGAAGCTGGATATATATTCCTGGGTCGGCCATGGGGGCCCTTTGGGAGGGTTGTCTTTGCGCACACTTTTATGGATCGCTGTGTTAAGGCCACTGGGTGGCATAATTGGGACAAATCTGAGAATGAAAGAACCGCTTGCTTCTATGAGTACAG GTGCTCAGGGCCCGGTTCCCGGTCATCAAGCAGGGTGTCTTGGTGTAGAGAATTGCTTGACCTTGAAGCAGAACAGTTCCTTACACACTCCTTCGTTGATCCAGACCTTGATAGACCATGGCTTCTCCAGATGATGGCGATAAAGATACCAGCTTCAGCGTAG